One part of the Anaerolineae bacterium genome encodes these proteins:
- the secG gene encoding preprotein translocase subunit SecG, whose protein sequence is MNIAFQIVQIIVAIAIIALVLLQVKGSGLGNIFGGDGGVYRTRRGVEKTLFQATVGLSVFFFIISLVAVTLAG, encoded by the coding sequence TTGAATATAGCTTTTCAAATTGTGCAAATTATCGTGGCTATTGCCATAATTGCCCTGGTTCTGTTGCAGGTTAAAGGCTCCGGCCTGGGCAATATTTTTGGCGGCGATGGCGGGGTTTATCGCACCCGGCGCGGGGTTGAAAAAACATTATTCCAGGCCACCGTAGGCTTGAGCGTCTTTTTCTTTATTATTTCATTGGTGGCAGTGACTCTGGCCGGTTGA
- a CDS encoding site-specific DNA-methyltransferase: MEYKRQEEDFIELKDTVAEQRKYSVLNVEEARKVTKTWLENFDLAEAISFGLPEVDDRYHVWRVPLLGRDSQERIGEVVIDAYTSLLLQDKSTSPDVLEARLLHRHNSPQKSPLKKKNYRPSNLRNTIALGDAEKILRDFPEESVDLIFTSPPYYNARPEYEDYVTYDEYLLKMQKVIRACHRVLNEGRFFVMNVSPILIRRANRTESSKRIAVPFDMHRLFIEEGFDFVDDIIWVKPEGAGWATGRGRRFSADRNPLQYKPVPVTEYVLVYRKHTKRLIDWNIRTHPDQEKVQVSKVSDDYERTNIWEIKPAHDKKHPAIFPEELATKVISYYSFVDDIVLDPFAGSGTVGLAATKSKRRFVLIDKAPKYVNLMRERAKSWLGKQAGDILCLNCPPIMVDDLLILVDFLPNQE; encoded by the coding sequence ATGGAATATAAAAGACAAGAAGAAGACTTTATTGAATTAAAAGATACTGTTGCCGAGCAGCGTAAGTATAGTGTTTTAAATGTTGAAGAGGCTCGCAAAGTAACAAAAACCTGGCTTGAAAATTTTGACCTGGCAGAAGCCATTAGCTTTGGTCTTCCCGAAGTTGATGATAGATACCACGTATGGCGCGTGCCATTATTGGGACGAGACTCCCAGGAGAGAATAGGTGAAGTTGTTATTGATGCTTACACTTCTTTACTCCTCCAGGACAAATCAACATCTCCCGATGTACTGGAAGCGCGTTTGTTACATCGTCACAACTCCCCCCAAAAATCCCCACTCAAAAAGAAAAATTACCGGCCCTCAAATCTCAGAAATACCATCGCGCTTGGCGATGCCGAAAAAATATTACGAGATTTTCCCGAAGAGTCTGTAGATTTAATATTTACCTCTCCGCCATACTATAATGCCCGCCCGGAATATGAGGATTATGTTACTTATGATGAATATCTGTTAAAAATGCAAAAAGTGATCCGGGCCTGTCACCGGGTTCTGAACGAAGGTCGGTTTTTTGTAATGAACGTCTCGCCGATTTTAATCAGACGCGCCAATCGGACCGAGTCTTCAAAGCGTATCGCTGTTCCATTTGATATGCATCGCCTATTTATTGAGGAAGGCTTTGATTTTGTAGATGATATTATTTGGGTTAAACCTGAAGGCGCAGGCTGGGCTACAGGCCGAGGCAGAAGATTCTCCGCAGATAGAAACCCGTTGCAATATAAACCTGTTCCGGTGACTGAATATGTATTGGTCTACCGCAAACACACCAAACGTTTGATTGACTGGAATATAAGAACACACCCTGATCAGGAAAAAGTGCAAGTATCCAAAGTATCAGATGATTATGAAAGGACCAACATTTGGGAGATTAAACCGGCTCACGACAAAAAGCATCCGGCTATTTTCCCCGAGGAGTTGGCCACAAAAGTAATTTCCTATTATTCATTTGTTGACGATATTGTCTTGGATCCTTTCGCCGGTTCAGGAACTGTGGGGCTTGCCGCGACAAAATCAAAAAGACGCTTTGTTTTAATTGATAAAGCCCCAAAATATGTCAATCTAATGAGAGAGCGGGCCAAGAGTTGGCTGGGCAAACAAGCAGGTGATATTCTTTGTCTGAATTGTCCTCCAATTATGGTTGACGACCTCTTGATATTGGTAGACTTTTTACCAAATCAAGAGTAA